The following proteins are co-located in the Solea solea chromosome 21, fSolSol10.1, whole genome shotgun sequence genome:
- the LOC131448177 gene encoding SH3 and multiple ankyrin repeat domains protein 1-like isoform X3 — MKGGRQSWEGKGAEVVKPSAVVVGRQRADRPLRPGNLGNQNIAYMSNQVLLHHQAANKPHHQGLTVLQKRRALMERSMTTMAPLEDTFLTMMVFRVGIPDIKQTRCLQFDQDCTAWNAKQQIILSLSETLWDVYNYGLFQPAGEGRDAKFLEEERALREYSQSFEKGVPYLEFRYKTRVYKQTNLDEKALAKLSTKASLKKFLDYIQTGAMEKMSKVLDKGLDPNFHDPDSGETPLSVAVQSGLSVEGIKLLVLGGAHLDFRSRDGLTAVHKAVRAQNHAGLLALLSLGASPDYKDRYGLTPLYHTVLTGGDTTCCETLLYYRAKLGTRDENGWDESHQHRDEEEFGMEEMHKACQNGFSQHLEHLLFYGADTSSQNASGNSALHISALYDKESCVRVLLYRGANKEAKNKHGQTPFQLAVMSGHFELGEIIKNHKDSDVVPFLESPKYVPKRRESSHTLPLPSLHSHHLLRANSDNTMTQSDPQILPIKASTNPNPGQVHRRASIGIRSSSSPRNRTRSPSRGRGGQSDTEERHRQPRGRQSATSAGSSGGGQIKRMYSAVPGRVYVATRAHSASGDRELSLSKGDKVKVLSVGEGGYWEGTVKGRTGWFPSDCVEEVAAHNKDNRSESRSEKAKRKLFRNVTVGAYDGTDGPSDYIIKEKTVLLQKKDNEGFGFVLRGAKAQTPIEEFTPTPAFPALQYLESVDEGGVAWRVGLRMGDFLIEVNGQNVVKVGHRQVVNMIRQGGNNLMVKVVMVARNPELEDTTRKRAPQQTKRLTPPAIALRSKSMTSELEDMDYESSQGPDKKRTVYQMALNKLDEILAAAQHTITPDNQGQRGHGGKRDRSRSIVPNVSNEQPYEQQSSVSTAQQGPGFGYNQAHFQPGHGPQHAVMMRQKSIGVTEEERQYLHPPAMKLARSLSVPGPEEIPPPPNTSAPEPPLSAGPHPVRGPAMPIPPVSQAHYQPHSQPGHPTQAGWERGGPAMMNQQIMVSTLRRQSEGLCAREPDAPRRGGGKMGGLRRGYSSATPPTSAKPKAQQAPQHQAQMANREQGGGVSRGAARRGGRGALMKQSKVEDGLRQHRGKGGGAKEKSSIPIPTIIVKAPSTSSSGRSSQGSSVDAETSQDVEEQTSADATPDSPNTSLPSPLTSSPPQAPTPSFPASTAAPSASSQQNLENLVYTSNFGTGFGGAGGARRERERFRDMRRKSASFFLSSEEDIQGEAGGGTGDGGGGGAQGTRIQPLQSSQMEVPTPRLRPSKSIDEGMFSGDSYVNYSSSMPPAFGLPEYSSPVLDQDGQPKSAPTIHGSQPATTFIHPLTGKVLDPSSPLGLALAARERALKDDRRTRREDRHFGRQMSTVGAFPSPVQTPAPSLFATPTQSAYTSPVSLHLSSTTTSPASLSRPQSPRILRLGGGGGERMEREKEGGPPREGLRVRFSEDRTTQYSNQYYPQSPREREKEMYDSRRAPSMHPPPPPPAQPAPRRPSFLQMDNAPNTSYIPQYTVPTAPAQTDEAMADVRSGVGGGLGLMVLPPPAPSIDADDEFVFADPLPPPLQFANGKNERGQGFSQRHQHPSQQQAVAPPPPLPPPSAKPSNIPQSSSQGGDSATSSLTSYDSEVANLTQSAFSPSYPPPQIFPSSSTTTSVAALPPTSLHRSQPMSHSHHYYSSPNDPLVIGHIPAQDRGTAALTTTMSYATTTMTTTAAPSTTTTSPVSSDYSMSMAGPRVGLSTGGKVVDYGHHTIIPKSGDWQDGVVDSGIEELDSHSSSDHHLEMLGLGGLRGERGGIGGGEKSGEHQDSSSTFSGGQTFEVHNAKMENPVFPKMTHYKEGGGKIQSVALRRQNSTNPAPLQLQRQNNLEDARIEGALLDERRRKLDGFGPALTACLERPVDSRSVGWGEVEVHGQVDVVQRGAMVLEGRRLHSPLSGVKASIINELSSKLQHMGGMKSMDDWSHSPKSPTIHRYSADYSDVFHSPPTGRSTSPLPTSSPQHCQIMTPNLSATPSVSPSPQVPVQRNWTRSPSPQMPSSPVHSHSPRSPTYCPYPTSPKHRSKFRKSFDFQCSPTKEMQSSVSRRRAPSPLIYNTEQPNPAPPRPSSLPILPTTPVYNNPFDFPGPLTPPSPGLPLGDTYKTSTPPLFSPSGIPSQNPLLVSRSLSPTHFLSSASSPIHLPPSPTCLNYPQLTPPPPAKPFAVKPLPYWTKYDVADWLAYLNLGEHRERFIDNEIDGSHLPSLTKDDFLDLGVTRVGHRMNIERALKKLTDRLLSSPLHVPTSPRDTD; from the exons TTCAGGTACAAAACTAGAGTTTACAAGCAGACAAACCTGGACGAGAAGGCTCTGGCAAAGCTCAGCACAAAG GCCAGTCTGAAGAAGTTCCTGGATTACATTCAGACCGGAGCGATggagaaaatgtcaaaagtcCTCGATAAAGGTCTTGATCCAAATTTCCATGACCCTGACTCTGGAG AGACCCCGCTCTCTGTGGCCGTGCAGTCCGGCCTGTCGGTGGAGGGCATCAAGCTCCTGGTTCTGGGTGGTGCTCACTTGGACTTCAGGAGCAGAGACGGTCTGACGGCGGTGCACAAAGCCGTCAGGGCTCAAAATCACGCCGGGCTGCTC GCTCTCTTGTCCCTCGGAGCATCTCCAGACTACAAAGACCGCTACGGCCTGACCCCGCTGTACCACACTGTACTGACAGGGGGCGACACAACATGCTGTGAAACCTTGCTGTATTATAGGGCAAAGCTGGGGACGAGGGACGAGAATGGCTGGGACGAGAGCCATCAG CACAGGGACGAAGAGGAGTTTGGAATGGAAGAAATGCATaag GCATGCCAGAATGGCTTTTCCCAGCACTTGGAGCATCTGCTGTTTTATGGGGCCGACACTTCGTCTCAAAATGCCTCAGGGAACAGCGCACTTCACATTTCTGCCCTGTACGACAAG gagAGCTGTGTCCGTGTTCTTCTGTACAGGGGAGCAAATAAGGAGGCAAAGAACAAACATGGTCAGACCCCTTTTCAG CTCGCTGTAATGTCTGGTCACTTTGAACTTGGGGAAATCATCAAAAACCACAAAGACTCTGACGTAG TGCCCTTTTTGGAATCGCCAAAGTATGTTCCCAAACGCAGAGAGAGCTCCCACACGCTGCCTCTCCCCTCGCTCCACTCCCACCACCTGCTGCGTGCTAACAGCGATAACACCATGACCCAGTCTGACCCTCAGATCCTTCCCATCAAGGCCTCGACAAATCCCAACCCAGGACAG GTCCATCGCAGAGCCTCCATAGGCATCAGAAGCTCCAGCAGCCCCAGAAATCGTACTCGCTCCCCatccagagggagaggaggccagagtgacacagaggagagacaccGGCAGCCACGGGGCAGACAGAG cgCGACCTCTGCGGGCAGCAGCGGTGGAGGTCAGATAAAGCGTATGTACAGTGCGGTGCCAGGGCGAGTGTATGTGGCCACTCGTGCCCACTCAGCCAGCGGAGACAGAGAGCTGTCTCTCAGCAAAGGAGATAAAGTTAAAG TGTTAAGTGTGGGTGAAGGTGGATACTGGGAGGGAACGGTGAAAGGACGCACGGGCTGGTTTCCTTCAGACTGTGTGGAAGAGGTAGCTGCTCACAACAAAGACAATCGGTCAG AGTCGCGCAGCGAGAAAGCCAAGAGGAAGCTCTTCCGCAACGTCACTGTCGGAGCCTACGACGGCACCGATGGTCccag TGACTACATTATTAAGGAAAAGACAGTGCTTTTACAGAAGAAAGACAATGAGGGCTTTGGCTTTGTGCTCAGAGGAGCCAAAG CCCAGACTCCCATAGAGGAGTTCACTCCAACGCCAGCGTTTCCAGCGCTGCAGTACTTGGAGTCTGTTGATGAAGGGGGTGTGGCGTGGAGAGTGGGCCTGAGGATGGGGGATTTCCTCATTGAG GTGAACGGCCAGAATGTGGTGAAGGTTGGCCACCGGCAGGTGGTCAACATGATCCGACAGGGCGGCAACAACCTCATGGTGAAAGTTGTGATGGTGGCTCGAAACCCTGAGCTGGAGGACACCACCCGGAAGAGGG CTCCGCAGCAGACTAAAAGACTGACTCCTCCTGCCATCGCCCTCCGCTCCAAGTCGATGACATCAGAGCTGGAAGACATGG acTATGAGTCGTCTCAGGGTCCTGATAAGAAGAGGACAGTCTATCAGATGGCACTAA ACAAACTGGATGAAATATTAGCCGCTGCCCAGCACACCATTACACCAGACAACCAGGGCCAGAGAGGTCATGGGGGGAAGAGGGACCGGAGCAGGAGCATTGTTCCCAATGTCTCCAATGAG CAACCCTATGAGCAACAGTCGTCTGTGAGCACAGCGCAacaaggaccaggttttggctaCAACCAAGCTCACTTTCAGCCAGGCCATGGACCTCAGCACGCAGTCATGATGCGTCAAAAATCTATTG GTGTAACAGAGGAGGAGCGGCAGTACCTCCACCCACCTGCTATGAAGTTGGCTCGGAGCTTGTCGGTGCCAGGGCCAGAGGaaatccccccaccccccaacacATCTGCTCCAGAGCCACCTTTATCTGCAGGGCCTCATCCTGTAAGAGGGCCTGCTATGCCCATCCCCCCTGTGTCTCAAGCCCACTATCAGCCCCACTCCCAGCCAGGGCATCCTACTCAAGCTGGCTGGGAGAGGGGAGGACCTGCTATGATGAACCAGCAGATCATGGTCTCCACCCTCAGGAGACAATCAGAGGGACTGTGTGCCAGAGAGCCAGATGCACCACGTAGAGGTGGTGGCAAGATGGGAGGGCTAAGGAGAGGCTATAGCAGTGCCACACCGCCGACAAGTGCTAAGCCTAAGGCGCAACAAGCCCCACAACACCAAGCGCAGATGGCCAACCGGGAGCAGGGTGGAGGGGTTAGCAGGGGGGCTGCCAGAAGGGGTGGACGAGGAGCTTTGATGAAGCAGTCAAAAGTAGAAGATGGGCTGCGACAGCACAGAGGGAAAGGAGGTGGTGCCAAAGAGAAAAGCTCAATCCCCATCCCAACCATCATTGTCAAAGCACCCTCAACCAGTAGCAGTGGCCGAAGCAGCCAAGGGAGCAGCGTGGATGCTGAGACTTCCCAGGATGTAGAAGAGCAAACCTCAGCAGATGCAACCCCAGACAGCCCCAACACCAGTCTACCCTCGCCACTTACATCCTCGCCACCTCAGGCCCCTACACCTTCTTTTCCTGCATCAACAGCTGCTCCTTCCGCTTCCTCACAGCAAAACCTTGAAAACTTGGTTTACACGTCAAATTTTGGCACAGGGTTTGGAGGGGCAGGAGGGGCGCGCAGGGAAAGAGAACGCTTTCGAGATATGAGAAGAAAGAGTGCCTCTTTCTTCCTATCATCTGAGGAAGATATTCAAggagaggcaggaggaggaacaggagacggaggaggaggaggagcacaagGGACAAGAATTCAGCCTTTGCAGAGCTCACAGATGGAAGTACCCACGCCTCGACTGCGACCGTCGAAGTCTATAGACGAGGGCATGTTTTCTGGAGACAGCTATGTCAACTATTCCAGCAGCATGCCCCCAGCATTTGGCCTGCCTGAATATTCCTCCCCTGTCCTCGATCAGGACGGACAACCCAAATCCGCTCCCACAATACATGGCTCCCAACCAGCTACTACCTTCATCCATCCGCTTACAGGGAAAGTTCTAGACCCTTCATCCCCACTTGGCTTAGCCCTGGCTGCGAGAGAAAGGGCCTTAAAAGACGACCGCAGGACACGTAGGGAGGACAGACACTTTGGTCGGCAGATGTCCACAGTAGGAGCGTTCCCCTCTCCTGTTCAGACCCCAGCTCCCTCCCTGTTTGCTACCCCTACACAATCGGCCTACACTTCCCCAGTGTCTCTCCACTTAagctccaccaccacctcacctGCATCTCTGAGTCGACCACAGTCACCACGGATATTACGTTTGGGAGGTGGAGGTGGCGAGCGGatggagagggaaaaagaaggaGGACCGCCCAGAGAAGGTCTCAGAGTTCGCTTCTCAGAGGACAGAACCACTCAATATTCAAACCAGTATTACCCGCAGAGTcccagggagagagaaaaggagatgtACGACAGCAGACGTGCTCCATCCatgcatcctcctcctccaccaccggCTCAACCAGCACCCCGAAGACCTTCCTTTCTGCAGATGGACAACGCCCCCAACACCAGCTACATTCCTCAGTACACTGTCCCCACAGCCCCAGCACAGACAGATGAAGCTATGGCAGATGTCAGATCAGGGGTGGGTGGAGGTCTGGGACTGATGGTTCTCCCTCCGCCAGCTCCCTCAATAGACGCCGATGACGAGTTTGTATTTGCAGATCCCTTACCTCCACCATTACAGTTTGCCAACGGTAAGAATGAGCGAGGTCAAGGGTTCTCTCAGAGGCATCAACACCCAAGTCAGCAGCAGGCTGTTGCTCCACCTCCCCCACTACCTCCTCCATCTGCTAAGCCATCAAATATCCCCCAATCCTCTTCACAAGGTGGTGACTCTGCGACCTCCAGCCTTACCTCCTACGACAGTGAGGTAGCCAATCTCACACAGTCGGCGTTCTCTCCATCCTATCCACCCCCACAGATATTTCCCTCTTCCTCAACCACCACCTCTGTAGCTGCTTTACCTCCGACGTCACTGCACAGATCCCAGCCCATGTCCCATTCTCATCACTATTATAGCAGCCCCAATGACCCGTTAGTCATTGGCCACATCCCAGCCCAGGATAGAGGTACAGCTGCCCTCACCACCACCATGTCTTATGCTACCACAACCATGACAACCACTGCTGCCCCCTCTACCACCACGACATCGCCTGTGTCCTCTGACTACAGCATGAGCATGGCCGGGCCCAGGGTCGGCCTCAGCACCGGGGGGAAAGTTGTCGACTACGGTCATCACACGATTATACCCAAGAGCGGAGACTGGCAAGATGGCGTGGTGGATTCTGGGATCGAGGAGTTGgacagtcacagcagcagcgaCCACCATTTAGAAATGCTAGGACTGGGCGGGctgaggggagagaggggagggatcggaggaggagagaaaagcgGTGAACATCAGGATTCTTCTTCAACCTTCTCAGGTGGACAGACTTTTGAGGTGCATAATGCCAAAATGGAAAACCCTGTGTTTCCAAAGATGACTCATTAcaaggaggggggagggaagaTTCAGTCTGTAGCACTTCGCAGGCAGAACAGCACCAACCCTGCTCCGTTGCAGTTGCAGAGACAAAACAATCTTGAGGATGCTAGGATAGAAGGAGCTCTCTTAGATGAAAGGAGGCGTAAACTGGACGGCTTTGGCCCGGCGCTGACTGCCTGTTTAGAGAGGCCTGTGGACTCGCGGTCAGTGGGCTGGGGTGAGGTCGAGGTGCACGGACAGGTTGATGTCGTGCAGAGAGGTGCGATGGTGTTGGAGGGCCGCAGGCTGCACTCGCCTCTTTCGGGCGTGAAGGCCAGCATCATCAATGAATTGAGCTCCAAGCTGCAACACATGGGCGGCATGAAGAGCATGGACGACTGGAGCCACTCTCCAAAGTCACCCACCATtcacag gtaCTCTGCAGACTACTCTGACGTGTTTCATAGTCCACCTACTGGACGCTCCACCTCGCCGTTACCCACCTCTTCGCCACAGCACTGTCAAATCATGACGCCCAACCTATCGGCAACGCCCTCCGTTTCCCCTTCCCCTCAAGTACCAGTCCAGCGCAATTGGACCCGGTCCCCTTCCCCGCAGATGCCTTCCTCTCCGGTTCACTCCCACTCTCCCCGCTCCCCGACCTACTGCCCGTACCCGACGTCTCCAAAGCATCGGTCCAAGTTTCGCAAGAGTTTTGATTTCCAGTGCAGTCCCACCAAGGAGATGCAGTCTTCAGTATCTCGGCGCCGCGCTCCGAGCCCTCTCATCTATAACACAGAACAACCAAACCCCGCCCCTCCCAGACCTTCCTCACTCCCCATACTCCCCACAACACCGGTCTACAACAACCCGTTTGACTTTCCTGGACCCCTCACTCCTCCGTCTCCTGGCCTCCCTCTGGGAGACACCTACAAGACTTCAAcacctcctcttttctctccatctgGCATCCCAAGTCAAAACCCCCTCCTTGTCTCCCGCTCTCTGTCTCCCACCCATTTTCTCTCCAGCGCCTCCTCCCCCATACACTTGCCCCCCAGCCCCACTTGCCTTAACTACCCCCAGCTCACCCCGCCTCCGCCAGCCAAACCATTCGCGGTGAAGCCGTTGCCCTACTGGACCAAATACGACGTTGCAGACTGGCTGGCGTATCTGAACCTGGGCGAACACAGGGAGCGTTTTATAGACAACGAGATCGACGGATCACATCTGCCTTCACTCACTAAGGACGACTTCTTGGATCTCGGAGTGACACGCGTGGGACACCGAATGAACATCGAGAGGGCGCTGAAGAAACTCACTGACAG gctgctctcctctcctttgcATGTCCCCACTTCTCCCCGAGACACAGACTGA